The genomic stretch TCGCGAGCGATAGTCACCAGGATTATGGCGCTCTTCTGCAGCAGCTTGGCCGAGCCGGGTTCGAAAAAGGCGGGGGAATCCTCGGATTCGTTCAGGATGATCCGAAGGCCTTCGGCGGTCATCTGTAGCTTTATGTTCTTCTTCAGGCGATCGAATTCCTCGTGCTTCTGAAGTTCTTCCAGAATCTCTTTGGCGACCAGTTCCAGCTTATCGGTCTCATCTTTCCCCGCGGACTCTTCATCCGTGGGCGGCTCAACTACTGATGACGGCTCATTCATCGTGGGGATCATGGCGTCGGAGCCTTGCAGAGCGCCCGATTTCCCCTGTTTCTGGTACTTGCCCGGATCGCGGAAGTAGCCCGCGACGGCCTCTTTCACCCGGTCGGATTGCCCCACCAGCCACATAACGAGGAAGAACGCCATCATGGCGGTCATGAAATCGGCAAAGGCCACTTTCCAGGAGCCGCCGTGATGCCCCCCGTGGGCTACTTTCTTGCGCCGGATTATGATCGGCTGTTGATCGTTATCTGCGGCCACGGGCTTACTTTCTCTTGGCCTCGTTGCAGGCAGCTTCGAGTTCGAGGAAACCGGGGCGGACATCGGCAAAAAGCGTCCGGCGAGCGAATTCGACTGCGATCACCCCAGCCACTCCTTTATGGAATGAAAGCAAGGCGTGCTTCATAAGACCGATGTACTGGGCGTTTTCATCGACCCGAGCTTTCAGGCTGTTGGCGAGCGGCCCGACAAAGCCGTAGCAGGCAAGCACCCCAAGAAATGTTCCCACCAGGGCGGCCGCGACATTGCGGCCGATAACTTCGGGGCCTGCGTTGAGACTGGCCATGGTAATGACAATGCCCAGCACGGCAGCAACAATACCCAGTCCGGGGAGCGAGTCCGCGATCGTGGCCAGCGCCGACGGCCCCCGCATTTCGTCGTTGTGGGCGACCTGGAGATCGGATTCCATCAGCTCCTCGAGATCATGTGGCTGGACCGAACCGGAGATGATAACTCGCATGGTGTCGCAGAAGAAATCGACCGCATGGTGATTCGCGAGGAATTTGGGATACCGTTTCAGGATTTCGCTTTCGTGGGGGTGCTCGATATGGTTTTCCAGTCCGACCAGACCGTCGCGCCGAGCGACATTGAAAATTTCGTACATCATGACCAGCAGGTTGAGATAGTCCTTTTTGCTGAAACTGGACCCCTTGAGCACGCCCAGAAGCTGGGCGATCAGGGCTTTGAGCACCGACAGCGGGGCCGCAATTATAAGCGAGCCTAAAGCCGCACCTCCAATTATAAGGACCTCATTGGGTTGGTTGAGGGCGAGGGGCTGGCCCCCGTGCCACATGAACCCGCCCAGCACGCAGCCGATTACCACCGCTGCTCCGACTAAAAAAAGCATATCGTTGTGTCTCTCTGTTTACGGGCTACGCGATCCCGACTGATATCATTCTAATTTTCGGTAAGCCTGCCGAATTCTGAAGCTGGGGCGGAGCGGCAGCCCACGGCGGATCCGACCGGCAGAAATTCGGCCCGTTACCACTTGCCTGCCGCCCGTCACGACCTTACTTTTGTCCTGGCCGAACACTCGGCCTCTGAACGACTTATCCGGAGAGGTAGTGTTGCGAATACTGACATCTCGTCGCTCCCTGATTCTCATTTCCATCCTGGCGGTATTCAGCCTGTATGCCGTTGTGTTCGGCGCTTCCTGGTCGAGCGAAAACGCCGCTGGCTCATCCGAGGCTAATCACGGTGGTCAGGTGCTGGAAGTGCTCCTGGCACTGATAGTAATTCTGCTTGCGGCAAAACTCGGCGGGGACGTGTTCGAGCGTTTCGGCCAGCCGGCGGTGCTGGGCGAACTGGTGCTGGGGATGATTATCGGCAATTTGCACCTGATCGGCATCGATGCCCTCGAACCGTTCAAACATGACATCACTCTCGAGATTCTGGCTCAGTTAGGCGTTATCATTCTGCTCTTTGAGGTCGGACTTGAGACCACCGTAAAAGAGATGATGGGCGTGGGGGTGGCGTCGTTCCTGGTGGCGACATTTGGCGTCGTCGCGCCCTTCTTCCTCGGCTGGGGTGTAGGGCTGTTGTTTTTGCCCGACGAAAGCACTTTGGTGCATGTTTTCATAGGGGCTACCCTGACCGCGACTTCGGTGGGAATCACCGCCCGCGTGCTCAAAGACCTCGGCAAGATGGATTCCAAGGAAGCGCGCATTATTCTCGGGGCGGCGGTTATCGACGATGTCCTCGGCCTTGTGATACTGGCGGTAGTCAGCGGGATTATCAGCGCTGCGGCGAGCGGATCCGGTGACAGTATCAGCATGGAACAGGTAGTTTGGATCATCGCCAAGGCGGTGGCTTTCATCGCCGGGGCAATTGTGATTGGATCCTTCATTCTCCCCCATTACTTCAAGTTCGGATTTCGACTGAAGGGTAAAGGGATTTTCCTCTCCTTCTGCTTGCTGGTCTGTTTCCTCTTGTCTTTTCTGGCCGGAAAGGCCGGGCTGGCGCCGATTGTGGGCGCTTTCGCCGCGGGACTGATATTGGACGAAGTCCAGTATCGCGAGTTCAGCGAGTCAGGCGAGCACGGTATCGAAGAGCTGGTGGCGCCCATTGGCACGTTTCTGGTGCCGATATTTTTCGTTTCGATGGG from Candidatus Zixiibacteriota bacterium encodes the following:
- a CDS encoding flagellar motor protein MotB gives rise to the protein MAADNDQQPIIIRRKKVAHGGHHGGSWKVAFADFMTAMMAFFLVMWLVGQSDRVKEAVAGYFRDPGKYQKQGKSGALQGSDAMIPTMNEPSSVVEPPTDEESAGKDETDKLELVAKEILEELQKHEEFDRLKKNIKLQMTAEGLRIILNESEDSPAFFEPGSAKLLQKSAIILVTIARELGQLENRIVVEGHTDRSGSNEGEYSNWELSADRANSARQLMEVSGLYDGQVREVRGFADKFPMLADRPQDPRNRRVSLVVLYREREKMYDQLEVGHDLMSKL
- the motA gene encoding flagellar motor stator protein MotA; translation: MLFLVGAAVVIGCVLGGFMWHGGQPLALNQPNEVLIIGGAALGSLIIAAPLSVLKALIAQLLGVLKGSSFSKKDYLNLLVMMYEIFNVARRDGLVGLENHIEHPHESEILKRYPKFLANHHAVDFFCDTMRVIISGSVQPHDLEELMESDLQVAHNDEMRGPSALATIADSLPGLGIVAAVLGIVITMASLNAGPEVIGRNVAAALVGTFLGVLACYGFVGPLANSLKARVDENAQYIGLMKHALLSFHKGVAGVIAVEFARRTLFADVRPGFLELEAACNEAKRK
- a CDS encoding cation:proton antiporter, producing MLRILTSRRSLILISILAVFSLYAVVFGASWSSENAAGSSEANHGGQVLEVLLALIVILLAAKLGGDVFERFGQPAVLGELVLGMIIGNLHLIGIDALEPFKHDITLEILAQLGVIILLFEVGLETTVKEMMGVGVASFLVATFGVVAPFFLGWGVGLLFLPDESTLVHVFIGATLTATSVGITARVLKDLGKMDSKEARIILGAAVIDDVLGLVILAVVSGIISAAASGSGDSISMEQVVWIIAKAVAFIAGAIVIGSFILPHYFKFGFRLKGKGIFLSFCLLVCFLLSFLAGKAGLAPIVGAFAAGLILDEVQYREFSESGEHGIEELVAPIGTFLVPIFFVSMGMAVDLTTFGHFEILGFAAVMTIAAIIGKQVCGLAIFEKGIDRLSIGLGMIPRGEVGLIFAGIGARLMLDGEPVVTASTYSAVVIMVIVTTLVTPPALKVSLLRMDRRRENAVSKAPE